The proteins below come from a single Chitinophaga pinensis DSM 2588 genomic window:
- a CDS encoding SGNH/GDSL hydrolase family protein encodes MRTVLLLLFLAIDSTYSHAQSCTTPYRIVVLGSSTAAGTGATPNHGWVALYTQYLKSINTNYQVFNLAVGNYTTYDINPTGYVPPAARPAPDTAHNITKALSLQPHAIIINLPTNDVGRGYTLAEQQANYQRVLSAANARGVKVWVATTQPRNDYSAQMVANLKAMRDWTFNYFGERSIDFWTGMNEPNDSIKRAYSYGDGIHLNDAGHYVLYTRVVARGIPDVLCNGNPPQPQIPVVLTAFTLTNNANRFRLNWTTAYEKNVSRFVVERSSDSLRFSVLANVMATGNDSTGKSYTYPDTALQTMKQFYRLNVIVADTHYIYTGIVRGVPVPAQVPVIITALSVTNNTSKLQVNWTTGYERSVTRFAVERSSDSLRFVVLANVAGTGNGSTGKSYIYLDTGIHKTKQFYRLNVIVADTHYIYSSIVRGIPDTAYGANTYFNITGFQVQSNQNKLQLLWYSNNEKSTRQFIIERSADSSNWNAVGTLAAAGNYPGSRFYNFTDPNIYNRLQYYRLNMETTTGLHFFSTVIKGMPDTMYTQPFRIASLSVALQQTKAQLRWTTSAEKNTKSFTVERSPDASVWTAIGTVNAAGNSTTTRNYTFQDPVTQTGTVSYRLNMLTHDNRRFFSSIVKLTFPSTLRAADKKGFDAFYTTEAGPIRIAPNPVKENTWLLGLTAGNHDVRIFDAGGRMIYCNPVFQTGRSIDASRWAQGLYIIIIDDGRHQLKLMKQ; translated from the coding sequence ATGCGAACAGTACTACTACTGCTGTTTCTAGCCATTGACAGCACCTATAGCCACGCCCAGAGCTGCACGACCCCTTACCGCATCGTTGTCCTCGGCTCATCCACCGCCGCCGGCACCGGTGCAACCCCCAACCATGGATGGGTGGCTCTTTACACACAATATCTGAAAAGCATTAACACCAACTATCAGGTATTCAACCTGGCAGTCGGCAACTACACCACCTACGACATTAATCCGACCGGCTACGTACCACCCGCAGCAAGACCTGCACCAGATACCGCACACAACATTACAAAGGCATTATCACTACAACCACACGCGATCATCATCAACCTGCCGACAAACGACGTAGGCCGTGGTTACACACTCGCAGAACAGCAGGCAAATTACCAACGCGTGCTGAGTGCTGCAAATGCGCGCGGAGTAAAGGTATGGGTCGCTACGACGCAACCCCGTAACGACTATTCCGCACAAATGGTAGCGAACCTGAAAGCGATGCGCGACTGGACCTTTAATTATTTCGGCGAAAGATCAATTGATTTCTGGACAGGTATGAACGAACCCAATGATTCCATCAAACGGGCATATAGTTATGGCGATGGTATTCACCTTAATGACGCAGGACATTATGTATTGTATACAAGGGTAGTGGCCAGGGGCATTCCGGATGTGCTTTGCAATGGGAACCCGCCACAGCCGCAGATACCAGTGGTGCTGACGGCCTTTACATTGACGAACAATGCGAACCGGTTCAGATTAAACTGGACGACTGCCTATGAGAAGAATGTAAGCAGGTTTGTTGTAGAGCGCAGCAGTGATTCGCTTCGGTTTTCGGTGTTGGCGAATGTTATGGCGACAGGCAATGACAGCACGGGGAAATCATATACTTATCCGGATACTGCTTTGCAGACGATGAAGCAGTTTTATCGTCTGAATGTGATTGTGGCAGACACACACTATATCTATACAGGTATTGTGAGAGGCGTGCCTGTACCCGCGCAGGTACCGGTGATAATAACGGCCTTGAGTGTTACCAATAATACCAGCAAGTTACAAGTCAACTGGACCACCGGTTATGAGAGAAGCGTAACACGCTTTGCGGTGGAACGCAGCAGTGATTCATTGCGATTTGTCGTGCTGGCTAATGTTGCGGGAACAGGCAATGGAAGTACGGGGAAATCATATATTTATCTGGATACCGGTATACATAAGACAAAACAGTTTTACCGCCTGAATGTAATTGTTGCGGATACGCATTATATCTACAGCAGCATCGTGAGAGGAATACCGGATACGGCATATGGCGCGAACACTTACTTCAATATTACGGGTTTCCAGGTACAGTCTAACCAGAACAAGCTACAATTGTTGTGGTATAGTAACAACGAGAAAAGTACCAGGCAGTTTATTATTGAACGCAGTGCTGATTCGTCGAACTGGAACGCTGTCGGCACATTAGCGGCAGCAGGCAATTACCCCGGATCCCGTTTCTATAACTTTACGGATCCAAATATTTACAACCGCCTGCAATATTACCGGTTGAACATGGAGACGACGACAGGACTACATTTCTTTAGTACAGTGATAAAAGGGATGCCTGACACGATGTACACGCAACCTTTCAGGATAGCTAGTCTCAGCGTTGCATTACAGCAAACAAAGGCACAGCTCAGGTGGACGACCAGCGCAGAAAAGAATACCAAGAGTTTTACGGTAGAGCGTAGTCCGGATGCGAGTGTCTGGACGGCAATCGGTACCGTGAATGCAGCCGGTAATTCAACAACAACAAGGAATTACACCTTCCAGGATCCGGTGACACAAACCGGTACCGTTTCCTACAGGTTAAATATGCTGACACACGACAACAGACGATTCTTCAGCAGTATCGTAAAATTGACTTTCCCGTCTACGCTGCGTGCAGCAGATAAAAAAGGCTTCGATGCATTTTATACGACCGAAGCAGGACCGATACGTATCGCACCGAATCCGGTAAAGGAAAATACCTGGTTACTCGGATTAACAGCAGGTAACCATGACGTACGGATCTTTGATGCCGGGGGAAGAATGATATATTGTAATCCGGTGTTCCAGACAGGCAGGAGTATTGATGCCAGCCGTTGGGCACAGGGACTGTATATTATCATCATAGACGATGGCCGGCATCAGCTGAAGCTGATGAAGCAATAA
- a CDS encoding RluA family pseudouridine synthase — protein sequence MDNNQSRLSYFLDTSIDQIALPERFTFPFYYEPHPLTRIAAAELQHYLETQTDLDHNFGLSPDKEGNIIGKMFGVLVVKDTEGKLGYLSAFSGKLAGTNDYQKFVPPVFDMLVENSFFLKEQEVINNINNRITAISTDENYEGLKQKIEQLSIRSSTEISAFKKQLKDNKEDRRKLREEWMNTLNQQDYALAEADLVKQSLRDKHELKELTNRWEQQLGEMRTRLAQFDADMEALKNERRERSATLQQQLFQQYVFLNQAGKSKSLQEIFSATPFGKPPSAAGECAMPKLLQYAFTNRYTPIAMAEFWWGAAPKSEIRKHKHFYPACTGKCKPILAHMLEGMPVDEDPLLRTPETVGELDIIYQDESVVVVNKPSGLRSVPGVTIQDSVYTRLKHALGDIEPLIVHRLDMDTSGLLVVAKTQAAHKHIQRQFLQRTVSKRYTALLSKVIDTSEGEIDLPLTADLFNRPRQIVCFTTGKKSVTRWKVVTRYQAMTKIDFWPLTGRTHQLRMHSAHPLGLNAPIVGDDLYGTAAERMYLHAAHIEFTHPLSRQRISFDAPVTF from the coding sequence GTGGACAATAATCAAAGCAGGCTTTCATATTTTCTTGACACATCAATAGACCAGATCGCGCTACCGGAACGCTTTACTTTTCCTTTCTACTACGAACCACATCCCTTAACACGCATAGCAGCCGCCGAACTACAGCATTACCTGGAAACACAGACGGATCTCGATCACAACTTCGGATTAAGTCCGGACAAGGAAGGGAATATCATCGGGAAGATGTTTGGCGTACTGGTCGTAAAGGATACTGAAGGAAAGCTCGGTTATTTATCCGCTTTCTCCGGTAAACTCGCAGGTACCAATGATTACCAGAAATTTGTGCCGCCCGTCTTTGACATGCTGGTTGAAAACAGCTTTTTCCTCAAAGAACAGGAAGTGATCAACAATATCAACAACCGTATCACAGCAATCAGCACAGACGAAAATTACGAAGGACTAAAGCAAAAAATCGAACAACTCTCCATCCGGTCTTCCACTGAAATATCCGCTTTCAAAAAGCAGTTAAAAGATAACAAAGAAGACCGGAGGAAACTGCGTGAAGAATGGATGAACACCCTGAATCAGCAGGATTATGCCCTTGCTGAGGCAGACCTGGTGAAACAGAGCTTACGCGACAAACACGAGCTAAAAGAGCTTACAAACAGGTGGGAACAGCAACTAGGAGAGATGCGTACCCGCTTAGCACAATTTGATGCCGATATGGAGGCATTAAAGAACGAACGCAGGGAAAGATCCGCCACCTTACAGCAACAGCTTTTCCAACAATACGTATTCCTGAACCAGGCTGGCAAAAGTAAAAGTCTGCAGGAAATCTTCAGTGCCACCCCTTTCGGCAAACCACCTTCCGCAGCAGGTGAATGTGCCATGCCCAAACTATTACAATACGCCTTTACAAACCGGTACACACCCATTGCAATGGCAGAGTTCTGGTGGGGAGCCGCACCAAAATCCGAGATCAGGAAACACAAGCATTTCTATCCTGCCTGTACGGGTAAGTGTAAGCCTATCCTCGCACACATGCTGGAAGGGATGCCGGTAGACGAAGACCCCTTACTACGGACCCCGGAGACGGTCGGCGAATTGGATATCATCTACCAGGACGAAAGTGTTGTGGTAGTCAACAAACCCTCCGGCCTGCGTTCCGTTCCCGGTGTCACCATCCAGGACTCCGTCTACACCCGTCTAAAACACGCATTAGGAGACATAGAACCGCTGATCGTTCATCGTCTGGACATGGACACCTCCGGACTGCTGGTAGTCGCTAAAACGCAGGCCGCCCACAAACACATCCAACGTCAATTTCTGCAACGCACCGTCAGCAAACGTTACACCGCCCTGCTCTCCAAAGTAATAGATACTTCAGAAGGAGAAATCGACCTCCCGCTAACCGCCGATCTCTTCAACCGTCCACGACAAATAGTCTGTTTTACCACCGGTAAAAAGAGCGTCACCCGCTGGAAAGTAGTAACACGATATCAGGCAATGACTAAGATCGACTTCTGGCCACTCACCGGAAGAACCCATCAGTTAAGGATGCATTCCGCCCACCCACTCGGATTGAATGCTCCCATCGTCGGCGACGATCTCTATGGAACAGCCGCCGAAAGGATGTACCTCCACGCCGCCCACATTGAATTCACTCACCCCCTCAGCCGACAAAGAATCAGCTTTGACGCCCCCGTCACTTTCTAA
- a CDS encoding polymer-forming cytoskeletal protein, whose translation MNLAGMNTAFDIISMADAIANYRIDTLLYESSEMLKDTTATDDYFYLHKGDLILDAPFILDTDLLEKGVLGFIIDGHLQVNGSIINEEGDYGPILFVRGNVQCRSLLIGGSPVYISGNVTAEEVIMLHYNHGWMKCSGIFTAPVMIAEDYHFIPEHKHISAFYYNDNDPESPAENECFEDDEEDDHISLRLQTLLDNKQTRTFEELRDDLAAGEYVLRPVERDAVYWQKKVSKNFRNLKRVPLTLRTRELCMQALSKSVFSLADFPAVLITPELAEQAVNISGIALRFLPEALITKEICYLGVTKGAIIDLDIPERFYEEELLQLLIRHSDSQMERIPVAYITEDLLVTYVKQGRGAWLDKYCNAAGVSKERVLQRVIDDGVQYLENIFGWHLSANTYAYAKARYDNETHREDWIATTQKYAQKLERL comes from the coding sequence ATGAATCTTGCAGGTATGAATACGGCTTTTGATATTATTTCAATGGCAGATGCCATCGCAAATTATCGTATCGATACACTTCTTTACGAAAGCAGTGAGATGCTGAAAGACACTACAGCAACGGATGACTACTTCTACCTGCATAAAGGCGACCTCATATTGGATGCACCTTTCATACTGGATACGGATCTGCTGGAGAAAGGAGTGCTGGGATTCATCATTGATGGTCATCTACAGGTAAACGGTAGTATTATCAATGAGGAAGGTGATTACGGCCCTATCTTATTCGTCAGGGGTAATGTACAATGCCGTAGTCTGCTGATAGGTGGATCTCCTGTTTATATCAGTGGAAATGTGACGGCGGAAGAGGTGATTATGTTACATTATAATCATGGCTGGATGAAATGCTCCGGGATTTTTACGGCGCCGGTAATGATTGCTGAAGACTACCACTTTATCCCGGAACATAAGCATATCAGTGCATTCTATTATAACGATAATGATCCTGAGAGTCCGGCGGAGAATGAGTGTTTTGAGGATGATGAAGAAGACGATCATATATCGCTTCGTTTGCAGACTTTACTGGATAACAAACAGACGAGGACATTTGAAGAATTACGGGATGATCTGGCTGCGGGTGAATATGTGCTACGACCTGTTGAACGGGACGCTGTCTATTGGCAGAAAAAAGTCAGTAAAAATTTCCGTAACCTGAAGAGAGTCCCGCTTACACTACGTACGCGGGAACTGTGCATGCAGGCACTTAGCAAATCCGTCTTCTCTCTAGCTGATTTCCCTGCTGTGCTGATCACTCCGGAGCTGGCAGAACAGGCGGTGAATATAAGCGGGATCGCCTTACGTTTTCTGCCCGAAGCACTTATTACAAAAGAGATCTGTTACCTGGGAGTTACAAAGGGTGCTATTATCGACCTGGATATACCGGAGCGTTTTTATGAGGAGGAACTATTGCAGCTGCTGATCCGTCACAGCGATTCTCAGATGGAACGTATTCCGGTCGCCTATATCACGGAAGACCTTCTGGTGACCTATGTAAAGCAAGGAAGAGGGGCATGGCTGGATAAATACTGTAATGCCGCAGGCGTATCCAAAGAACGGGTGTTACAAAGGGTGATCGATGATGGGGTGCAATACCTGGAGAATATCTTCGGCTGGCATTTGTCAGCGAATACTTATGCCTATGCAAAAGCCCGCTATGATAATGAGACGCATAGGGAAGATTGGATAGCTACCACACAGAAATACGCGCAAAAACTGGAACGTTTGTAA
- a CDS encoding PQQ-dependent sugar dehydrogenase, with the protein MKINSTKANCMLRRMTGPISVALFTVLFAFPGCKKDDDKPPKAVDTKVIAENLVSPLGLVEAPDRSHRLFIHDQAGKIWIVDEDGTQLSTPFLDVTGKMVGLNPGYDERGLLGFAFHPNFRNNRKFYIYYTLPPRPGGPSGGGTWNNLSRISEFTASAADPNVADPGTEKVILELDDPQSNHNGGAIGFGEDGYLYIAIGDGGAANDVAPGHVEDWYATNQGGNGQDIEANLFGNILRVDVNSGNPYSIPASNPFVGKPGKDEIWAYGFRNPYRFSFDMGGSHWLYVGDAGQSLYEEIDVVTRGGNYGWNVKEGTHCFDAAHNTVELPGCPVQDTMGKQLIDPVIEMNNASNPKGGKATTIIGGNVYRGNDLPQLRGKYIFGIFSQPGGTPNGELYMSSPAGSGLWSFEELILKDRPNDIGYYLKGFGQDLDGEVYLTVSGVAGPTGNTGKVLKLIPEKKDNSGPGHGGKW; encoded by the coding sequence ATGAAGATCAATTCCACTAAAGCCAACTGCATGCTGCGCCGTATGACCGGCCCTATTTCAGTTGCCCTGTTTACTGTACTGTTTGCATTTCCAGGATGTAAAAAAGATGACGACAAACCACCTAAAGCTGTAGACACAAAAGTAATTGCTGAAAACCTCGTGTCCCCTCTTGGTCTGGTAGAGGCGCCAGACCGTAGTCACCGTTTATTCATTCATGACCAGGCAGGCAAAATATGGATTGTGGATGAAGACGGTACCCAACTTTCCACCCCCTTCCTGGATGTGACTGGTAAAATGGTTGGTCTGAATCCAGGTTACGATGAACGCGGTCTGCTGGGATTTGCTTTTCATCCCAATTTCCGCAACAACCGCAAGTTCTACATTTATTACACCTTGCCACCACGTCCAGGGGGCCCCAGCGGAGGCGGTACATGGAATAACCTGAGCCGTATTTCTGAATTCACTGCTTCTGCTGCCGATCCCAATGTAGCCGATCCGGGCACCGAAAAAGTGATCCTGGAACTGGATGATCCGCAAAGTAATCATAATGGCGGCGCTATCGGTTTTGGAGAAGATGGTTACCTCTACATTGCCATCGGAGATGGCGGCGCGGCAAATGATGTGGCACCCGGCCATGTGGAAGACTGGTATGCGACTAACCAGGGAGGTAACGGACAGGATATCGAAGCCAACCTCTTTGGTAATATCCTGCGGGTAGACGTTAATAGCGGCAATCCTTATAGTATTCCTGCGAGTAATCCTTTTGTGGGCAAACCGGGAAAGGATGAAATCTGGGCCTATGGTTTCCGTAATCCTTACCGTTTCTCATTTGATATGGGTGGTTCCCACTGGCTGTATGTCGGTGATGCCGGACAATCTCTTTATGAAGAAATAGACGTGGTAACCCGGGGAGGTAATTACGGATGGAATGTAAAAGAAGGCACCCATTGTTTTGATGCGGCACATAATACGGTGGAGTTACCGGGCTGTCCTGTACAGGATACGATGGGCAAACAACTGATAGATCCGGTGATTGAGATGAACAACGCCAGTAATCCTAAGGGAGGTAAAGCAACGACGATTATCGGGGGAAATGTGTACCGTGGGAATGATCTTCCGCAACTGAGGGGTAAGTACATCTTTGGTATTTTCTCACAACCGGGTGGGACACCCAATGGAGAATTGTATATGAGTAGTCCGGCGGGTAGCGGTTTATGGTCTTTTGAAGAACTGATCCTTAAAGACCGGCCAAATGATATCGGCTATTACCTGAAAGGCTTCGGGCAGGATCTGGATGGAGAAGTATATCTGACTGTCTCCGGTGTTGCTGGTCCTACGGGTAATACCGGTAAGGTACTCAAGCTCATACCAGAAAAGAAAGACAATAGTGGACCCGGCCATGGCGGTAAATGGTAG